A window of the Thermoanaerobaculales bacterium genome harbors these coding sequences:
- the dmeF gene encoding CDF family Co(II)/Ni(II) efflux transporter DmeF has protein sequence MRHDHHFGQAEPQAGEARTRIVVALTAVFMVVEVLAGLAFGSMALLADGLHMASHASALGLALAAYVYARRHAHDRRYSFGTGKVNSLAGFASAVALAVFALVMAGESVRRFIEPVAISFDEAIVVAVLGLLVNGASAVILRVRHDGEHPDQGHQHGERDHHHHHDHNLRAAQFHVLADALTSTLAVIALVAAKQLGAVWMDPAMGIVGGLLVGRWSWRLLRDAGAVLLDRQAPAAVLQSVARAVEAGGRFRVVDLHVWSIGPGYRAAMVSVEASQPCDPGEVERLIPDDLGIAHLTVEVCPEEVAADHAST, from the coding sequence ATGCGGCACGATCATCACTTCGGCCAGGCCGAGCCGCAGGCCGGCGAGGCGCGCACCCGGATCGTGGTTGCGCTGACCGCGGTCTTCATGGTGGTCGAGGTACTGGCCGGGCTCGCCTTCGGGTCGATGGCGCTGCTCGCCGACGGCCTCCACATGGCGTCGCACGCCTCGGCGCTCGGCCTCGCTCTCGCCGCCTACGTCTACGCGCGGCGGCACGCTCACGACCGGCGCTACAGCTTCGGCACCGGCAAGGTCAACTCGCTCGCCGGGTTCGCGAGCGCGGTGGCGCTCGCCGTCTTCGCGCTCGTGATGGCGGGCGAGAGCGTGCGCCGCTTCATCGAGCCGGTGGCGATCTCGTTCGACGAGGCGATCGTGGTCGCCGTGCTCGGGCTGCTCGTCAACGGCGCGAGCGCCGTCATCCTCCGCGTCCGCCACGATGGCGAACACCCGGATCAGGGCCACCAGCACGGCGAGCGCGACCATCACCACCACCACGACCACAACCTGCGGGCGGCCCAATTCCACGTCCTCGCCGATGCCTTGACCTCGACCCTCGCGGTCATCGCGCTGGTCGCTGCGAAGCAGCTCGGGGCGGTGTGGATGGACCCCGCAATGGGCATCGTCGGCGGCCTCCTGGTCGGTCGCTGGTCGTGGCGGCTGCTGCGCGACGCCGGAGCGGTGCTGCTTGATCGGCAGGCGCCTGCGGCCGTCCTCCAGTCGGTCGCTCGGGCAGTCGAGGCCGGCGGCCGGTTCCGCGTCGTCGACCTCCACGTCTGGTCGATCGGCCCCGGTTACCGGGCGGCGATGGTCTCGGTGGAGGCCTCGCAGCCGTGCGATCCGGGGGAAGTCGAGAGGCTGATCCCCGACGACCTCGGCATCGCGCACCTGACGGTCGAGGTCTGCCCCGAGGAGGTCGCAGCCGACCACGCGTCGACGTGA
- a CDS encoding M13 family metallopeptidase, with protein MSRLTLAVVSMTVLVAAAAAAEQPTAGQPAPAPAQGPTLTAEQIVADVVAAMDRSADPCRDFYRYACGTWIAETALPADKPQWVRSFSVVRERNRELLREIIEEAAGSSTDDPTNRLVGDYFGACMDEAGVEQAGIAPLRPILEAIEGVDGAGSLFRVTGALYRQGIEPLFGLGVFADFKDPGTNVAHLVQGGIGLPDRDYYVSDDPTKQQLLAEYQEHIGRMLALLGEEPSAASAHAADVVAFETELAKASRDRTAMRELDRQYNRVDRAGLARLAPGLPWGSFFEAAGHPEVDDLNVRTPEFFEALERLVASTDPGVLRSYLRWSVVDQVADQLPAAFVAADFELYGRKLSGQQEIEPRWKRCVSDTSDSLAEPIGKLYVERAFAGDSKAKALEMIRDIEAAFDANLDSVAWMDDATRWRSHRKLVAVRNKIGYPDAWRDYSSLRLTRSGYFANAAAVAAFDLDFATGKVGRPVDRSEWAGMPPQTVNAGYNPIGNEMLFPAGILQPPFFHRDFPAAMSYGAIGLGIGHELTHGYDDQGRKFDPSGALNEWWEPDVAERYERQAQCVADYYGALEVEPGVRVNGELTLGENIADIGGLKLAHQAYQAWRDRHGAPTPLIEGMTDDQLLFVAAAQLWCTVASPEYLRQIVTTDPHTPGRFRATGPMANVPAFAEAFRCEPGTPMNPVARCEVW; from the coding sequence ATGAGCCGATTGACCCTCGCCGTTGTGTCCATGACCGTCCTCGTCGCTGCCGCGGCGGCGGCCGAGCAGCCGACCGCCGGCCAGCCGGCGCCGGCGCCGGCCCAGGGCCCGACCCTCACCGCCGAGCAGATCGTGGCCGACGTCGTGGCGGCGATGGACAGGAGTGCCGATCCGTGCCGGGACTTCTACCGCTACGCGTGTGGGACCTGGATCGCCGAGACCGCCCTGCCGGCCGACAAGCCGCAGTGGGTGCGGAGCTTCTCGGTCGTCAGGGAGCGCAATCGCGAGCTGCTGCGGGAGATCATCGAGGAGGCCGCAGGCAGCTCGACCGACGATCCCACCAACCGGCTGGTCGGCGACTACTTTGGCGCCTGCATGGACGAAGCGGGTGTCGAGCAGGCCGGGATCGCACCGCTGCGACCCATCCTGGAGGCGATCGAGGGGGTGGATGGGGCGGGCTCGCTGTTCCGCGTCACCGGGGCACTTTACCGGCAGGGGATCGAGCCGCTGTTCGGGCTCGGCGTCTTCGCCGACTTCAAGGATCCGGGAACCAACGTCGCGCACCTCGTGCAGGGCGGGATCGGCTTGCCCGACCGCGACTACTACGTGAGCGACGACCCGACCAAGCAGCAGCTGCTGGCAGAGTACCAGGAGCACATCGGCCGCATGCTCGCGCTGCTCGGCGAGGAGCCCTCGGCCGCCTCCGCCCACGCCGCCGACGTCGTGGCCTTCGAAACCGAGCTCGCGAAAGCGTCGCGCGACCGCACGGCGATGCGCGAGCTCGACCGGCAGTACAACCGGGTGGACCGGGCCGGCCTCGCCCGGCTCGCGCCGGGGCTGCCATGGGGCAGCTTCTTCGAGGCTGCGGGTCACCCGGAGGTGGACGATCTCAACGTGCGGACGCCGGAGTTCTTCGAAGCGCTCGAAAGGCTGGTGGCGAGCACCGATCCCGGCGTGCTGCGCAGCTACCTGCGGTGGTCGGTCGTCGACCAGGTTGCGGACCAGCTGCCGGCGGCATTCGTGGCGGCCGACTTCGAGCTCTACGGCAGGAAGCTGTCAGGGCAGCAGGAGATCGAGCCCCGCTGGAAGCGCTGCGTCAGCGACACCTCGGACTCTCTCGCCGAGCCAATCGGCAAGCTGTACGTGGAGCGCGCATTCGCTGGCGACAGCAAGGCCAAGGCGCTCGAGATGATCCGCGACATCGAGGCCGCCTTCGACGCCAATCTCGACTCGGTCGCCTGGATGGACGACGCCACCCGGTGGCGGTCCCACCGCAAGCTCGTGGCCGTGCGCAACAAGATCGGGTATCCGGACGCTTGGCGCGACTACTCGTCACTTCGGCTCACCCGGTCGGGTTACTTCGCCAACGCCGCCGCCGTGGCGGCGTTCGACCTCGACTTCGCCACCGGCAAGGTCGGACGGCCGGTGGATCGGAGCGAATGGGCCGGCATGCCGCCACAGACGGTCAACGCCGGCTACAACCCGATCGGCAACGAGATGCTGTTCCCGGCCGGCATCCTGCAGCCACCGTTCTTTCATCGCGACTTCCCGGCCGCGATGAGCTACGGGGCGATCGGACTCGGGATCGGTCACGAGCTCACCCACGGCTACGACGACCAGGGCCGGAAGTTCGACCCGTCAGGCGCCTTGAACGAGTGGTGGGAGCCGGATGTCGCCGAGCGCTACGAGCGGCAGGCGCAGTGCGTGGCCGACTACTACGGGGCGCTCGAGGTCGAGCCGGGCGTCCGCGTCAACGGCGAGCTGACCCTCGGCGAGAACATCGCCGACATCGGCGGCCTCAAGCTCGCCCACCAGGCGTATCAGGCGTGGCGGGACCGCCACGGCGCGCCGACGCCGCTGATCGAGGGGATGACGGACGACCAGCTGCTGTTCGTCGCCGCGGCGCAGCTCTGGTGCACGGTGGCGTCCCCTGAGTACCTGCGTCAGATCGTGACCACCGACCCGCACACTCCCGGCCGGTTCCGCGCGACCGGCCCGATGGCCAACGTGCCGGCATTCGCCGAGGCATTCCGGTGCGAGCCTGGCACGCCGATGAACCCCGTCGCGCGCTGCGAGGTGTGGTGA
- a CDS encoding membrane dipeptidase yields MHHCLLAEVAVALAVSRAAVAATPVVDGHNHDGLSVAEGRIETSKLEGLSARGIQVVMVPLPVDRTRTPGLDLEARIVREIDWLRRVPGRDFVFPVVGDPAQLLGGVPGGEIRVLFSIEWFGEILGSDVSRVRRFRDLGVRMIGLAEEDHDQLFGSGDRSSSLSHLGRAVIAAMNDVGVLIDITHLTHAQQLEVIRQSRAPVVASHSLVQAVTPVAFNLPDEVVAALAETGGSVWVSFQRSDLLGDMRDARAADVLVDHIDYLVKRMGVDRVGIGTDQQRGGQYVPEPLNRMDAFAEIGARLRKRGYSQQAIEGILGGNVLRALATAGGRGVRSASPNPGPSNS; encoded by the coding sequence ATGCACCATTGTCTGCTGGCCGAGGTGGCTGTCGCGCTCGCAGTTTCGCGAGCTGCGGTGGCAGCCACCCCGGTTGTGGATGGCCACAATCACGACGGCCTTTCAGTCGCCGAGGGGCGGATTGAAACCTCAAAGCTGGAGGGCCTCAGCGCCCGTGGAATCCAGGTCGTGATGGTCCCGCTCCCTGTGGATCGTACGCGTACTCCGGGCCTGGATCTCGAGGCGCGAATCGTCCGCGAGATCGACTGGCTGCGGCGGGTCCCGGGGCGAGACTTCGTGTTCCCCGTCGTCGGCGATCCGGCGCAGTTGCTCGGCGGCGTCCCCGGAGGGGAGATTCGAGTTCTGTTCTCGATCGAGTGGTTCGGCGAGATTCTCGGTTCTGACGTGTCCCGGGTGCGACGCTTTCGCGACCTCGGCGTACGCATGATTGGTCTCGCGGAGGAAGATCACGACCAGCTCTTTGGCTCGGGCGATCGGTCTTCGTCTCTGAGCCACCTCGGGCGGGCGGTCATCGCAGCCATGAATGACGTTGGGGTGCTGATTGACATCACTCACCTGACTCACGCGCAGCAGCTCGAGGTCATTCGGCAGTCACGAGCCCCGGTCGTTGCGTCCCATTCGCTCGTTCAGGCGGTGACGCCGGTGGCGTTCAATCTACCCGACGAGGTTGTGGCTGCTCTGGCGGAGACGGGCGGCTCGGTCTGGGTCTCCTTTCAGCGTTCCGACCTGCTGGGTGACATGAGGGATGCCAGGGCGGCCGATGTTCTGGTCGACCACATCGATTACCTTGTGAAGCGGATGGGTGTGGATCGGGTCGGTATTGGCACCGACCAGCAGAGGGGCGGGCAGTACGTGCCTGAGCCGCTCAACCGAATGGACGCCTTCGCCGAGATCGGTGCTCGATTGCGGAAGCGCGGTTACTCGCAGCAGGCGATCGAAGGCATCCTGGGTGGGAATGTGCTCCGAGCTCTGGCCACGGCCGGCGGGCGGGGGGTCCGCAGCGCGTCTCCAAACCCTGGGCCGTCGAATTCGTAA